A genomic window from Salvia splendens isolate huo1 chromosome 11, SspV2, whole genome shotgun sequence includes:
- the LOC121754573 gene encoding uncharacterized protein LOC121754573, with translation MDDQGTSDISHTGADEMLGLHSSHAGTDEACKGSSALVQDAQHGHEQAAPGSKEQGNESKLNGRLTTGEKDKKVNETEPKKSKSSIPNDIQPPPYPFTRKKRVRQEKSFEWMMNVIRKVNVDISLVDLFTNFPRFSKFFKDMMANKEKLQDEGIVTLSTNCSQLISGIMLTKRRDPGGSGISLMALETARAIGLEKIMEPIYIALQLADHSIVKPTGIVEDVLVKIDKFIISVDFIVLDMPEDKEVPILFGRPFLATRDVLLGAKDNSVTFRINGEQLTINVEKVMKHPTDANACFRVDVLDRCIFDKSCYSARIEGSVFEKGSLERDFGSTFKMSIDDIDGEQVDQSSSEEQVVIDTCVADLRPSIEVPPKLELKPLPNNVKYAFLEKDETLPVVVSAELGIDEEEKLIELLKKHK, from the exons ATGGACGACCAAGGTACTTCCGACATCTCACACacaggggcggatgagatgttaggcttgcattcctcgcacgcGGGGACGGACGAGGCATGTAAAGGAAGTTCCGCGTTGGTGCAAGATGCCCAACATGGTCATGAACAGGCTGCACCCGGCAGCAAGGAACAAGGCAATGAATCTAAGTTAAATGGAAGACTTACAACAGGAGAGAAAGACAAAAAGGTCAATGAGACAGAACCTAAGAAGAGCAAGTCCAGTATTCCTAACGACATTCAACCGCCTCCATATCCATTCACGAGAAAGAAGCGAGTGCGGCAAGAAAAGAGTTTtgagtggatgatgaatgtgattAGAAAGGTGAATGTAGACATCTCATTAGTGGATCTTTTCACCAATTTCCCGAGATTCTCCAAGTTCTTCAAAGACATGATGGCGAACAAGGAGAAACTTCAGGATGAGGGGATTGTGACATTGAGCACAAATTGCTCACAGCTGATATCTGGAATCATGCTGACGAAGAGAAGAGATCCAGGAG GTTCAGGGATCTCACTGATGGCATTGGAAACTGCTCGTGCCATTGGTTTGGAGAAAATAATGGAGCCTATCTACATCGCTCTACAATTGGCTGATCACTCCATAGTGAAGCCCACTGGAATTGTTGAAGATGTCTTGGTTAAAATCGATAAGTTCATCATTTCCGTTGATTTTATTGTGCTTGACATGCCAGAAGATAAAGAAGTGCCAATTCTGTTTGGTAGACCATTTCTAGCAACGAGAGATGTATTGCTTGGAGCAAAGGATAACTCTGTTACATTCagaattaatggtgagcaaTTGACCATCAATGTTGAGAAGGTGATGAAACATCCTACTGATGCAAATGCATGTTTTCGAGTTGATGTCTTAGACAGATGCATCTTTGATAAGTCGTGCTATTCTGCTAGAATTGAAGGAAGTGTGTTTGAAAAGGGAAGTCTGGAAAGAGACTTTGGCTCCACATTCAAGATGAGTATCGATGACATAGATGGAGAACAAGTCGATCAATCGAGCTCAGAGGAACAAGTTGTGATTGACACATGTGTTGCAGATTTGAGACCATCAATTGAAGTACCTCCCAAGCTTGAGTTGAAACCACTCCCAAACAATGTCAAGTACGCATTCTTGGAGAAAGATGAGACCTTACCAGTTGTAGTTTCAGCAGAACTTGGTATTGATGAAGAGGAAAAATTGATAGAACTATTGAAGAAACATAAATGA